In one Bacillus thuringiensis genomic region, the following are encoded:
- the gntP gene encoding gluconate permease GntP, translating into MDIYLLIVTLLAIAIVILGVSWWKWHAFISLTVASLFLAIMSGLNLTKIVTAYESGVGSVLGHLVGILALGTILGKMMSDSGAGMQVADFFIRFFGVKKLPWAMLFAGFVIGIPVFFEVGIVILLPLVISIRKTTKQNILLIALPVIAGLSIVHGLVPPHPGAMTAIGIYNANLGKVLLYSLLIALPAAIIAGPIFAKWVHKRVIPENEPELIRVTTVSTDLPSRKVSFFIILLPVVLMILSVVAPYISLPKKMTEFFVFIGSPVIALLISCFAAFYLLGIRQGINKKMIKKLTDESLLPVGSIILIIGAGGGFKQILIESGVGTAIAQMAEHISLSPIVLAFMVAGLIRIATGSATVALTTAAGIVSPVIQHMSGVNLELLVIATGAGSLMFSHVNDAGFWLVKEYLGLTVKETFKTWTVLETLLSFIAFGFALLLNMFL; encoded by the coding sequence ATGGATATATACTTATTAATCGTCACGTTACTTGCAATTGCGATTGTTATTTTAGGGGTATCATGGTGGAAATGGCATGCATTTATTAGTTTAACAGTTGCGAGTTTATTTTTAGCTATCATGTCTGGATTGAATTTAACGAAGATAGTGACTGCCTATGAATCTGGTGTTGGTAGTGTACTAGGGCATTTAGTTGGTATTTTAGCTCTCGGTACAATTTTAGGAAAAATGATGTCCGATTCAGGGGCCGGCATGCAAGTGGCAGATTTCTTTATTCGATTTTTCGGTGTGAAGAAACTACCGTGGGCTATGTTATTTGCAGGATTTGTTATAGGGATTCCAGTATTTTTTGAAGTGGGGATCGTCATTTTATTACCACTCGTTATTTCCATCCGAAAAACGACGAAGCAAAATATATTATTAATTGCGTTACCTGTCATTGCTGGATTATCTATTGTTCACGGGCTAGTGCCTCCGCATCCAGGTGCGATGACAGCAATCGGTATTTATAACGCGAACTTAGGAAAGGTACTTTTATATTCATTACTTATCGCGCTACCAGCAGCTATTATCGCAGGACCGATATTTGCAAAGTGGGTACATAAAAGGGTTATACCTGAAAATGAACCAGAGCTTATTCGAGTTACGACTGTCTCAACTGATTTACCGAGTCGTAAAGTTTCATTCTTTATTATTTTATTACCAGTTGTATTGATGATTTTATCAGTCGTTGCACCATATATTTCATTACCGAAAAAGATGACTGAATTTTTTGTATTTATCGGAAGCCCAGTAATTGCTTTACTTATTTCATGTTTCGCAGCATTTTATTTACTTGGGATAAGACAAGGAATTAATAAAAAGATGATTAAAAAATTAACGGATGAAAGTTTATTACCAGTCGGTTCCATTATTTTAATTATCGGTGCAGGCGGTGGATTTAAACAAATATTAATTGAAAGTGGCGTTGGAACAGCGATTGCGCAAATGGCAGAGCATATATCGTTATCACCAATTGTATTAGCTTTCATGGTAGCTGGATTAATTCGAATTGCAACAGGTTCAGCAACAGTAGCGTTAACGACAGCAGCGGGAATTGTTTCACCAGTTATTCAGCACATGTCTGGTGTGAATTTAGAATTGCTCGTTATAGCAACCGGTGCAGGTTCATTAATGTTTTCTCACGTAAATGATGCAGGGTTTTGGCTTGTAAAAGAATATTTAGGTTTGACAGTAAAAGAAACGTTTAAAACGTGGACGGTGCTGGAAACATTGTTATCATTTATTGCATTCGGTTTTGCTCTTTTGTTGAATATGTTTCTTTAA
- a CDS encoding sugar kinase: MRKKIAAFGEVMMRLQVPGYELLSQANTLNYSFSGTGVNVAAALSHLGHEGLLISTLPENSVGNAALSYIQKLGVQTSLVSRGGKYVGMYFLENGFGTRASRVTYSNRLESSFNTACEEMYQFEEIAKEIDIVHFCGITLAMNDTVRHHMKSLAKAVKENGGTVVFDCNYRPSLWGEDGYEQAKPHYEEMLDLADIVMMNEKDAMFVLGMKTEKTEREAQLVDLIPKAAETYHIATIAGTHRSINSDNTHSLRGFICKDGAFTFAKTLTFSVYDRIGAGDAYTSGIIHGEIEEFAPEKAVSFASAAGMLAHTIVGDTPMSSEKDILRAMTTSVGDVER; this comes from the coding sequence ATGCGTAAGAAAATTGCAGCGTTCGGCGAAGTAATGATGCGCCTGCAAGTACCAGGATATGAATTGTTGTCGCAAGCAAACACATTAAATTACTCATTTTCTGGTACAGGTGTGAACGTGGCAGCAGCACTTTCTCATCTAGGGCATGAAGGGCTTCTTATTTCAACTTTACCGGAAAATTCGGTTGGGAATGCGGCATTATCTTACATTCAAAAGTTAGGTGTGCAAACCTCGCTTGTTTCAAGAGGCGGCAAATATGTCGGCATGTACTTTTTAGAAAATGGATTTGGTACACGTGCAAGCCGCGTTACATATTCAAATCGATTAGAAAGTAGCTTCAATACGGCATGTGAAGAAATGTATCAATTTGAAGAAATCGCAAAGGAAATTGATATCGTTCATTTTTGCGGCATTACACTTGCGATGAATGATACGGTGCGCCATCATATGAAATCTTTGGCGAAAGCAGTGAAAGAAAACGGAGGAACTGTCGTCTTTGATTGCAACTATCGTCCATCTCTTTGGGGAGAAGACGGGTATGAGCAGGCGAAACCACATTATGAAGAAATGCTGGATCTTGCTGATATCGTTATGATGAACGAAAAAGATGCGATGTTTGTTCTTGGAATGAAAACAGAAAAGACGGAGCGAGAGGCGCAACTTGTTGATCTTATTCCAAAGGCAGCTGAAACATATCATATCGCTACAATCGCTGGTACACATCGCTCTATTAATAGCGATAATACACACTCGCTTCGCGGATTTATATGTAAAGATGGTGCGTTCACTTTTGCAAAAACACTTACGTTTTCTGTATATGATAGAATAGGTGCTGGAGATGCTTATACGAGCGGGATTATTCATGGCGAGATAGAAGAGTTTGCACCAGAGAAAGCTGTTTCATTTGCGTCAGCAGCTGGAATGCTTGCACATACAATCGTCGGTGATACGCCAATGTCATCAGAGAAGGATATACTTCGGGCAATGACGACATCAGTAGGTGATGTAGAAAGGTAG
- a CDS encoding DgaE family pyridoxal phosphate-dependent ammonia lyase has translation MGHSLNAKYGLKRVINASGRMSILGVSAPTDTVMDAMKHGGQNYVEIADLVDKAGDHIARILDSEAAVVVNSASSGIALSIAGIVTEGNRRKSERLHQEVIAKNEVIMLKGHNVQYGAPVETMIYLGGGKLVEVGYANEGKAEHIEDAIGENTAAILYVKSHHAVQKNMISVEEAWEVAQRNNVPLIVDAAAEEDIQKYVKYADLAIYSGSKAIEGPTSGIVGGKRKYIEWLKVQLHCIGRSMKVGKETTFGLLQALDEYGVKEDKSEQEKELLQVLMPLKELNGVNVTIVQDEAGRAIFRARIHINEKELNKSAKDVVTALREGEIAIYTRDYGVRQGFFDIDPRPLQGDDIHVIEEKLREIVGGN, from the coding sequence ATGGGTCATTCATTGAATGCTAAGTACGGATTAAAAAGAGTGATTAATGCGAGTGGTAGAATGAGTATTTTAGGTGTATCTGCTCCGACAGATACAGTTATGGATGCGATGAAACATGGGGGACAAAATTATGTGGAAATTGCTGATTTAGTAGATAAAGCAGGAGACCATATTGCAAGAATTCTAGATTCAGAGGCAGCGGTCGTTGTGAATTCAGCATCGAGCGGAATTGCGCTTTCTATTGCTGGTATCGTTACTGAAGGAAATCGCCGTAAAAGTGAAAGACTTCATCAAGAGGTAATCGCGAAAAACGAAGTGATCATGTTAAAAGGTCATAACGTTCAATACGGTGCTCCAGTTGAAACGATGATTTATTTAGGCGGAGGAAAACTTGTAGAAGTTGGCTACGCAAATGAAGGGAAAGCAGAGCATATTGAAGATGCAATTGGTGAAAATACAGCAGCGATTCTATATGTGAAATCGCATCATGCCGTGCAAAAAAATATGATTTCTGTTGAAGAAGCATGGGAAGTCGCGCAAAGAAATAACGTACCACTTATCGTGGATGCGGCAGCTGAAGAAGATATTCAAAAATATGTGAAGTATGCAGACCTTGCCATTTATAGTGGTTCAAAGGCAATTGAAGGGCCTACTTCTGGTATTGTTGGCGGGAAACGAAAATATATTGAGTGGCTGAAAGTGCAATTACATTGCATTGGAAGAAGCATGAAAGTTGGGAAAGAAACAACTTTTGGTTTACTTCAAGCACTTGATGAGTACGGAGTAAAAGAAGATAAGAGTGAGCAAGAAAAAGAGTTATTACAAGTACTTATGCCGCTAAAAGAATTAAACGGTGTAAATGTAACAATCGTTCAAGATGAAGCGGGAAGAGCAATCTTTAGAGCACGTATTCATATTAACGAAAAAGAGTTAAATAAATCGGCAAAAGACGTTGTGACAGCATTACGCGAAGGAGAAATTGCAATCTACACACGTGATTACGGAGTAAGACAAGGATTCTTTGATATCGATCCACGTCCACTTCAAGGTGATGACATACATGTGATTGAAGAAAAATTGAGAGAAATTGTAGGGGGAAATTAA
- a CDS encoding D-Ala-D-Ala carboxypeptidase VanY, with translation MKKWVFISFFIACTVCVGVYISPLFQKEIDVKIVGKDELVKAANNERKEITKEQIYKGDLLLVNRDYPVKKDSIRSDIINVNHNSELVRGYVIFDRNLRLSKDVVKKFLNVVDAAGKESVNHFLISSGYRDFQEQKQLYEKMGSDYALPAGYSEHNLGLSLDIGSTQKKMEKAPEGKWIEENVWKHGFILRYPKNKSNITGIQYEPWHIRYVGLPHSAIMQKKNFTLEEYLEFLKEEKEISTEVEGKKYTVSYYKVSGNMKVNVPANKQYAISGNNMDGVIVTVQE, from the coding sequence ATGAAAAAGTGGGTATTTATTTCTTTTTTTATAGCATGCACAGTATGTGTAGGCGTTTATATATCACCGTTATTTCAAAAGGAAATCGATGTTAAAATTGTCGGAAAAGATGAGCTAGTAAAGGCGGCAAACAACGAGAGGAAAGAGATTACGAAGGAACAAATTTATAAGGGCGATTTATTATTAGTTAACAGGGATTATCCAGTAAAAAAAGATAGTATTAGGTCTGATATTATAAATGTAAATCATAATAGTGAATTAGTGAGAGGCTATGTAATATTTGATAGAAATCTTCGTTTATCAAAGGATGTTGTGAAAAAGTTTTTGAACGTTGTCGATGCGGCTGGAAAAGAAAGTGTTAACCATTTTTTGATTAGTAGTGGCTATAGAGATTTCCAAGAGCAAAAACAGTTATATGAAAAAATGGGATCTGATTATGCACTTCCAGCAGGATACAGTGAACATAATTTAGGATTATCACTGGACATTGGGTCTACTCAAAAGAAAATGGAGAAAGCGCCTGAAGGAAAATGGATTGAAGAGAACGTATGGAAGCATGGCTTTATATTACGTTATCCGAAAAATAAAAGTAACATTACTGGAATTCAATATGAGCCATGGCATATCCGTTATGTCGGCCTACCTCATAGCGCAATTATGCAAAAAAAGAATTTCACACTAGAGGAATATTTAGAGTTCTTAAAAGAGGAAAAAGAGATTTCAACTGAAGTAGAAGGTAAGAAATATACTGTTTCTTATTATAAAGTTTCTGGGAATATGAAAGTGAATGTTCCAGCAAATAAGCAGTATGCAATTTCCGGGAACAATATGGATGGGGTTATTGTGACGGTTCAGGAATAG
- a CDS encoding amidohydrolase/deacetylase family metallohydrolase produces MTERFVLRNVKRVNGEEIDIVIENNKIAQVTKAGVGEGGKVLDYSGTYVSSGWIDLHVHAFPEFDPYGDEVDEIGVKQGVTTIVDAGSCGADRIADLVKSREQAKTNLFAFLNISRIGLKRIDELSNMEWIDKEKVIEAVENYKDVIVGLKARMSKSVVCDSGIEPLHIARSLSRETSLPIMVHIGSAPPHIEEVVPLLEKDDVITHYLNGKENNLFDEEGKPLPVLLDAVNRGVHLDVGHGNASFSFKVAEAAKRHDIAFNTISTDIYRKNRVHGPVYSMAHVLSKFLYLGYPLEEVIDAVTKNAAEWLKKPEFGRIQEGDIANLTLFTVKDEKVTLIDSEGDQRIAERRIDTKGVVINGSFIEC; encoded by the coding sequence ATGACAGAACGATTCGTACTACGTAATGTGAAACGTGTGAACGGGGAAGAGATTGACATTGTAATTGAAAATAATAAAATCGCACAGGTGACGAAAGCTGGTGTTGGTGAGGGTGGAAAGGTTCTTGATTACTCTGGTACTTACGTATCGAGTGGTTGGATTGATTTGCATGTTCACGCTTTTCCAGAGTTTGATCCGTATGGCGATGAGGTTGATGAAATTGGCGTTAAGCAAGGGGTAACGACAATTGTTGATGCGGGTAGTTGCGGTGCTGATCGCATTGCAGATTTAGTAAAAAGTAGAGAGCAGGCAAAAACGAATTTATTTGCCTTTTTAAATATTTCTCGCATCGGTTTGAAACGAATTGATGAATTATCCAATATGGAATGGATCGATAAAGAGAAAGTAATAGAAGCAGTAGAAAATTATAAAGATGTAATCGTTGGGTTAAAAGCGAGAATGAGTAAAAGTGTCGTTTGTGATAGTGGAATTGAACCGCTTCATATAGCGCGCTCTTTATCTCGCGAAACATCATTACCGATTATGGTACATATCGGTTCAGCGCCTCCTCACATTGAGGAAGTTGTACCTCTTTTAGAAAAAGATGATGTCATTACACATTATTTAAACGGGAAAGAAAATAATTTATTTGATGAAGAAGGCAAACCGTTACCTGTGTTACTAGATGCAGTGAATCGCGGTGTGCATTTAGATGTTGGACATGGTAATGCTAGTTTTTCATTTAAAGTAGCAGAGGCCGCAAAGCGTCACGATATTGCTTTTAATACAATTAGTACAGATATTTACCGGAAGAATCGCGTGCACGGTCCCGTGTATAGTATGGCTCACGTTCTTTCGAAATTCCTTTACTTAGGTTATCCGCTAGAAGAAGTAATTGACGCGGTTACGAAAAATGCAGCAGAGTGGCTGAAAAAACCAGAGTTTGGCCGCATTCAAGAAGGAGATATTGCAAACTTAACTTTATTTACGGTGAAAGATGAGAAGGTTACGTTAATAGATTCAGAAGGGGATCAGCGCATTGCTGAAAGAAGAATTGATACGAAAGGGGTTGTAATTAATGGGTCATTCATTGAATGCTAA
- a CDS encoding FtsX-like permease family protein: MTFWQFAFKNVSRNSKAYFAYFVSSAFSIMVFFSFTVYAYHPRLQIMNKLQEQDPLMNLAGMAQFVIVLFSFFFLLYSIGTFLNVRKQQFGVLTVLGISQKQLKRLLFTENMIIGMLAIFAGIQGGLVFSNFFLLVTSKLTNAKGLYLYWPTEAIIVTTITFIILFLIVSTFTPMFIRTRKTTRLIKNSKKEKSEKRPSILISLFALICLALCYYIAGYPQGYITEKNAQNGSVFLIMLSILPLVVVGTYLFFSQTFLLFIFILKKRRKFYMKQINMLWISDLANRTRSNINVLFIVSMLSALAFTIIIGLFAANNNTTASVLERYPVPFTYTSEGDNSLEQKHITAIETELTNSNFQYRKYKFTVVKDTASKEDIMLMKMSDYNAIAKQLKRPEITIDSTEVYIISRHSPELLNLVSNPFAKHNTITLGSNKKEFHIKGFINKGIEPSFAFPHLAVVQDYVFDNMIPHIETTVIYNYFVENWENAIVPTKNMLRVISGDARKFYEKHTEENAQVPFFIYTATDELIYGKGNAVAQFFIWAFLGFIFFIGAASVLYFRMYNDLTTERQKYITITKLGLTESEMFRSATIQLGILFFVPYIVAGIHTIFAIKFLQSMFSFSLLKETCIVLTLFGIIEIIFFFLIRSLYINKLSQHIKI; this comes from the coding sequence ATGACATTTTGGCAATTCGCATTTAAAAATGTCTCGCGTAATTCTAAAGCATATTTCGCTTATTTTGTAAGTAGTGCTTTTTCTATTATGGTTTTCTTTTCATTTACTGTATACGCGTATCATCCACGCTTACAAATTATGAATAAATTACAGGAACAAGATCCACTGATGAACTTAGCCGGCATGGCACAGTTTGTTATCGTTTTGTTCTCGTTCTTCTTTCTCTTATATTCAATCGGAACATTTTTAAATGTTCGGAAGCAGCAATTCGGCGTTTTAACTGTTCTCGGTATATCTCAAAAACAATTAAAACGTCTTTTGTTTACTGAAAATATGATTATTGGAATGCTCGCTATTTTTGCTGGTATTCAAGGCGGTCTTGTTTTTTCTAACTTTTTCTTACTCGTTACTTCTAAATTAACAAACGCAAAAGGCCTCTATTTATATTGGCCAACAGAAGCTATTATCGTAACGACAATAACTTTTATTATTTTATTTCTCATCGTATCTACGTTTACACCGATGTTTATTCGTACTCGTAAAACAACTCGATTAATTAAAAATAGTAAAAAGGAAAAAAGCGAAAAAAGACCGTCTATACTCATTTCATTATTTGCTTTAATTTGTTTAGCACTATGCTATTATATCGCTGGTTATCCGCAAGGCTATATAACAGAAAAAAATGCACAAAATGGATCTGTATTCTTAATTATGCTATCTATTTTACCGCTCGTAGTGGTAGGAACATATTTATTCTTTTCACAAACATTTCTTCTCTTTATCTTTATTTTGAAAAAGCGGAGAAAGTTTTATATGAAGCAAATAAATATGTTATGGATTTCAGATTTAGCTAACCGGACTCGTAGTAATATTAATGTACTCTTTATCGTTTCTATGCTATCTGCACTAGCATTTACGATTATTATTGGTTTATTCGCTGCTAATAACAATACAACAGCATCGGTACTAGAACGATATCCCGTCCCCTTCACTTATACATCAGAAGGTGACAATTCCCTTGAACAAAAGCATATTACTGCAATTGAAACTGAGCTTACAAATAGTAATTTTCAGTACAGAAAATATAAGTTTACAGTAGTAAAAGATACAGCTTCAAAAGAAGACATTATGCTTATGAAGATGAGTGATTATAACGCAATTGCTAAACAATTGAAAAGGCCGGAAATAACAATTGATTCTACAGAAGTGTATATTATTTCTCGCCACTCACCAGAACTTCTCAATCTCGTATCTAATCCATTTGCAAAGCATAATACGATTACACTTGGATCTAATAAAAAAGAATTTCATATTAAAGGGTTTATTAATAAAGGAATAGAACCATCCTTTGCATTCCCACATTTAGCTGTCGTACAAGATTATGTATTTGATAATATGATTCCTCATATTGAAACAACCGTAATCTATAACTACTTCGTAGAAAACTGGGAAAATGCAATCGTTCCAACAAAAAATATGTTACGTGTTATTAGTGGCGATGCACGTAAGTTCTACGAAAAGCATACAGAAGAGAACGCTCAAGTTCCTTTCTTCATATATACAGCTACGGATGAACTCATTTACGGTAAAGGGAATGCAGTTGCTCAATTCTTTATTTGGGCATTTCTTGGCTTTATCTTCTTTATCGGTGCGGCTAGCGTTTTATATTTCCGTATGTATAACGACTTAACAACTGAAAGACAAAAGTATATTACGATTACAAAACTTGGCTTAACAGAATCAGAAATGTTTCGTTCTGCAACGATTCAATTAGGAATATTATTTTTCGTTCCTTATATTGTTGCTGGTATTCATACAATATTCGCCATTAAGTTTTTACAAAGCATGTTTTCTTTCTCATTACTGAAAGAGACATGTATCGTACTCACTTTATTCGGGATTATTGAGATCATTTTCTTCTTCTTAATCCGATCTCTATATATTAATAAATTATCACAACACATAAAAATATGA
- a CDS encoding YjcZ family sporulation protein, with protein sequence MSEKCEHRHDDCNRRHGCGGGFALLIVLFILLIIIGASCFGGGGSCGYGGYGGYAGGYGGYCC encoded by the coding sequence ATGAGCGAAAAGTGTGAACACAGACATGATGATTGTAACCGCAGACATGGTTGCGGCGGCGGTTTTGCGCTTCTAATCGTATTGTTTATTTTATTAATCATCATCGGTGCTAGCTGCTTCGGCGGTGGCGGTTCTTGTGGTTATGGTGGTTACGGCGGTTATGCTGGCGGCTACGGTGGATATTGCTGCTAA
- a CDS encoding HAMP domain-containing sensor histidine kinase, with protein MAKKMRSFRSKMVMLFALSMIFAGGVTYIIYQGLRIYYKLVVRYEDPLAQVRFMIKQIGDVNFFLILFIPLSIMFFFFLTKPYLKYFDEISSGIHHLANGDFSNEVRISSNDEFGDIAHEINVASEKLKEAVERGDFAESSKDQLVVNLAHDLRTPLTSVLGYLDLILKDENLTKEQIKHFSTIAYTKSQRLESLIDELFEITRMNYGMLKLDKKPIDISELLIQLEEELYPLLEKHHLEARLNVDPHLPMHGDGKLLARVFENLLTNAVRYGYDGQFVDMNGYVDNGEVVVQIMNYGDSIPEEDLPYLFDMFYTGDKARSENRGGTGLGLFIAKNIVEQHNGTISAESNVVRTIFEVRLPKDENVTI; from the coding sequence ATGGCTAAAAAGATGAGAAGTTTTCGTTCGAAGATGGTTATGCTATTTGCGTTAAGTATGATATTTGCTGGTGGCGTAACGTATATCATTTATCAAGGGTTACGGATTTATTACAAATTAGTCGTTCGTTATGAGGATCCGTTAGCGCAAGTGCGGTTCATGATAAAACAAATTGGGGATGTTAATTTCTTTTTAATTCTTTTCATCCCGCTATCCATTATGTTTTTCTTCTTCCTTACTAAACCATACTTAAAATACTTTGATGAGATTTCAAGCGGGATTCATCATTTGGCGAACGGAGATTTTTCAAATGAAGTGCGTATTTCATCAAACGATGAGTTTGGAGATATCGCACATGAAATAAATGTTGCGAGTGAAAAGTTAAAAGAAGCGGTGGAAAGAGGAGATTTTGCTGAAAGTAGTAAAGATCAGCTCGTTGTGAATTTAGCTCATGATTTAAGAACACCGTTAACATCCGTGTTAGGATATTTAGATTTAATTCTTAAAGATGAAAATTTAACAAAAGAACAAATTAAACATTTCTCCACAATTGCATATACAAAATCGCAAAGACTGGAAAGTTTAATTGATGAGCTATTCGAAATTACACGTATGAATTATGGCATGCTAAAGCTGGATAAAAAGCCGATTGATATAAGTGAGTTGCTTATACAGCTAGAGGAGGAATTGTATCCGTTATTAGAAAAACATCATTTAGAAGCAAGATTGAATGTGGATCCTCATTTACCGATGCACGGTGATGGAAAATTGCTAGCTAGAGTATTTGAAAACTTGTTAACAAATGCCGTACGTTACGGATATGATGGGCAATTTGTTGATATGAACGGGTATGTTGATAATGGAGAAGTTGTCGTACAAATTATGAATTACGGAGATAGCATTCCGGAAGAAGATTTACCGTATCTTTTTGATATGTTTTATACAGGTGATAAAGCAAGGTCAGAGAACCGTGGCGGGACGGGACTTGGATTATTCATTGCTAAAAATATTGTCGAGCAGCATAACGGTACGATTTCTGCTGAAAGCAATGTAGTTAGAACGATATTTGAAGTACGATTGCCAAAAGACGAGAATGTAACAATTTAA
- a CDS encoding GntR family transcriptional regulator — MGVTVNVTRKKGPLYLQIKNIIRDRILHGVYAIHTNIPSEPQLEEEFKVSKITVRNAIKELAQEGYLEKKSGKGTKVIRNTSATKLSKGKKFTEVLVEEGYKVQKKLLKAEIVQNEEGTVPFQLFGKESFRIERLYTLNDAPYIHYTHYFSAKMASTDLSDFDLQSLYDLVEDRGIHLENFRDEFAVGLASSFVAEALGEKEGTALLKRMRYSYDEVGEVIEYSEGYYNTEMQHYVVNYDV; from the coding sequence GTGGGTGTAACGGTGAACGTAACGAGAAAAAAAGGACCATTATATTTACAAATAAAAAATATTATTCGTGATCGAATATTGCATGGTGTATATGCGATTCATACAAATATTCCTTCCGAACCACAGTTAGAAGAAGAGTTCAAAGTGAGCAAAATTACAGTGCGAAATGCGATTAAAGAACTCGCTCAAGAAGGATATTTGGAAAAGAAAAGCGGTAAAGGAACGAAAGTCATCCGTAACACTTCTGCGACAAAGTTGTCAAAGGGAAAGAAATTTACTGAAGTGTTAGTGGAAGAAGGCTATAAAGTACAGAAGAAATTGCTAAAAGCAGAAATCGTTCAGAATGAAGAAGGAACAGTGCCATTTCAATTATTCGGTAAAGAGAGTTTTCGTATTGAACGTTTATATACGTTAAATGATGCACCGTATATTCATTATACGCACTATTTCTCAGCGAAAATGGCAAGTACAGATTTATCGGATTTTGATTTACAATCGCTTTACGATTTAGTCGAGGACCGAGGCATTCATTTAGAAAACTTCAGAGATGAATTCGCTGTTGGACTTGCGTCTAGTTTCGTTGCAGAAGCGTTAGGTGAAAAAGAGGGGACAGCGCTATTAAAACGTATGCGTTATTCTTACGATGAAGTTGGCGAAGTAATTGAATATAGTGAAGGCTACTACAATACAGAAATGCAGCATTATGTAGTGAATTATGACGTATAA
- the dagF gene encoding 2-dehydro-3-deoxy-phosphogluconate aldolase yields MTNIQKRFYKGRVALNVLANNIENAKDIFEAAEGYVVVGVLSKDYPTVEEAVTAMKAYGKEIDDAVSIGLGAGDNRQAAVVAEIAKYYPGSHINQVFPSVGATRANLGGKDSWINSLVSPTGKVGYVNISTGPISAAGEEKAIVPIKTAIALVRDMGGNSLKYFPMKGLAHEEEYRAVAKACAEEGFALEPTGGIDKENFETIVRIALEANVEQVIPHVYSSIIDKETGNTKTEDVRELLAVVKKLVDQYA; encoded by the coding sequence ATGACAAACATTCAAAAACGTTTTTATAAAGGCCGCGTAGCATTAAATGTATTAGCAAACAATATAGAAAATGCGAAAGATATTTTTGAAGCAGCAGAAGGTTATGTAGTAGTAGGCGTATTATCAAAAGATTATCCAACAGTAGAAGAAGCTGTTACAGCGATGAAAGCATACGGAAAAGAAATTGATGACGCTGTATCAATTGGACTCGGAGCTGGAGATAATCGCCAAGCAGCAGTTGTAGCTGAAATTGCGAAGTATTATCCTGGTAGTCATATTAACCAAGTGTTCCCTTCAGTTGGAGCGACACGTGCAAATCTTGGCGGAAAAGATAGCTGGATTAATAGTTTAGTATCACCAACAGGAAAAGTAGGGTACGTAAATATTTCTACTGGTCCAATTAGTGCAGCAGGGGAAGAAAAAGCAATCGTTCCAATTAAAACAGCGATCGCACTTGTACGTGATATGGGCGGAAATTCATTGAAATACTTCCCAATGAAAGGTTTAGCTCATGAAGAAGAATATCGCGCAGTTGCGAAAGCTTGTGCGGAAGAAGGATTTGCATTAGAGCCAACAGGCGGAATTGATAAGGAAAACTTTGAAACAATTGTACGTATTGCGCTTGAAGCAAACGTAGAGCAAGTTATCCCGCACGTGTACTCTTCTATTATTGATAAAGAAACTGGCAATACGAAAACAGAAGATGTTCGTGAATTATTAGCAGTCGTGAAGAAGTTAGTTGATCAATATGCGTAA